GGTCGTAGAGCTGCCAGAACCCGGTCCTGAGGTCCAGCACCCGCGGACCGGCGAGCAGCGGGCCCCCGCCCTGCCGCCACGTCCACACCCCCTCGACGCGGGGATTGGCCAGGAACGTGCGCAGCGCGTGCCGGTGCAGCTCGCCCATGTCGTCGGGCAGCGCGCCCATGCCCTCGAACTCGCGGCGGGACTGGAACTCCACGATCCGGCGGTGCTGTCCCACGAGCAGGGTGTCGTTGAGCGGGAGGTGGCTGTAGAAGTCGCCGAGCGCGTACTTGGTGGACACGATCAGCCGGTCGTCGTCCAGCCCGCCGAGGACGCGCTCGTAGGCGTCGCGGCTGGTGTGCAGGTCGCCGACCTCGCCGATGCCGACGCTCCACGTGCGGAAGACGATCTCCCGGTCGTGCTCGGCGGCGGCGGCGAGGAACGCCCGCAGCATGGCCCGCACCGCCCCGGGCGTGGTGACCGCGATCTCCGAGGTGTAGTCCCAGCCGGCGAACCGGTAGGCCGAACCGCCCTCGCCGATCCGGATCATCATGCCGTCCACGTCGGGCAGCCGCTCGAACACCTCCGAGAGCGCCGCCCGGTAGACCCGCCACAGCCGCTCGTCCTCGGTGTGCAGCCCGCCGACCTCCCGCTCCAGGAAGGCCCGCAGCGGCGGCGAGAGGGCGAGCATGTCGGTGGACAGGTACACCTCCACGCCCATCTCGTGGGCGTACCGCCAGACCGGGCCGAACGCGGCGATCATCGCCTCGGCCCGTTCCGGGTGCGGGTCGCCGGCCGCGTGGACGCCGAGCCCGTCGAACGTGACGTACTCCAGGAAGCCGGGTACGACCACGGCGTTGTACCCGTCGGCCAGTGCGTGGTGCACCAGGGCGCGGAACTGGCGGGATATCCCGTCGACGGCGGCCTGGTCGACGAAGGGCGCGTCGGGCAGCACGGCCGTGCCGACCACGTCGGAGTTCAGCGAGTAGTCGGCGCCCCCGGCGAACCGCGCCGGGTCGTCCGGCAGGCCGACCGCGCCGAGGTCGGTCAGCCGCAGTCCGAGCCGGGGCGCGACCACCCGCCCGTCGGCGACCACCTCCGCCCCGGCGCGGATGCGGTCGGCCACGGTGTACAGGCCGGCGGCGACGCCGTCCGGCGTGCTGCCGACCACGACCGGTCCGGGGTCGAGCCGATACGCCTCGTCGGGCAGACCGGGCTCCAACCTGGCCTGGAGCCCGCCGGTGGCGCCGGTGGTCGGCCGGGAACGGCCGCGCTCGACCAGGGCGTCGGCGACGGCGGTGGCGGCGAGTCGCAGGCGCGGGTCGTCCGGGACGCCGATCGAGGCGATCGCCGGTGGCGGGGCGAGCGGGCGCGGAGCGGCGGCGACCGGGCGTTCGACCGGGACGTCGGCCGGTCGCGCGGTCACCCGCAGCGCGTCGTCCACCTGCCAGGCCACGACCCCGCCGAGCCCGAGCAACACCAGCACCGCGGCCACCACGCGCACCCGGCCATCGTCACACGGTCCGCGCGCCACGCCATCCCCGGTATGGCGGCACGAACCACCGGATCGGGCGGACATCAGCACGTTCGCCGGAGGTTCACCTACCCACCGGGTGCTCTCGACACGATCGGGTGTGGCACGGCGACGGCCGAACAGGGGCAAGGAGGCGGTCCACCGACAACGCTGCGCTGTGCGCTCCGGTCCCGCGTCCGCCGTCCGGTCGACCGGCGGACGCGCCGTGGCACAGTGGCCCTCGGCCACGTGATCGGCACGACGGAAGGACCACCGCGATGCAGACCGAGGCGCAGGCCCGGGTCGGGCTCGTCTTCGACCTCTTCGACGTCAACGGGAACGGCCGGATCGAGGCCGGCGACTTCGAGCTGATGGCCGGGCGCGTCGACGCGGCGGCCACCGGGTCCGGCGACGCGGCGCGCGGGAGGATGACGGCGGCCTTCCGCCGCTACTGGGCGACGCTGGCCGCCGAACTGGACGTCGACCGCGACGGCACCATCACCCTCGACGAGTTCGTGGCGTGCGTGCTGTCACCGGAGCGGTTCGACGACACCATCGCGGAGTTCGCCGAGTCGCTCGCCGAACTGGGCGACCCGGACGGCGACGGCCGGATCGAGCGGCCGCTGTTCGTCGCCCTGATGACCGCGATCGGCTTCGCCCCGGCGAACACCAACGCGTTGTTCGACGCGTTCGGCCCCTCGGAGGCCGACGAGGTCGAGGTGCGCACGTGGACCGAGGCCATCAAGGACTACTACCAGCCGGACAAGGCGGGGACCACCGGCGACCTGCTCGTCGCGGGCCCCACCGGTTGAGCGACCTCGCGACCGGGCCGGGCACGAGTGGCACGAGGAGGGGCGACGGGGTGTCCACCACCGAGGACGGGGTCGACGTCGGGGTCGGTCGGACGGCGCTGATGGTCGCCGCGGCACGGGCGATCGAGACCCACCGCGCCGACTCCCTCGCCGAGGACCCGTACGCCGAGCACTTCGTGCGCGCGGCCCCGGTGTCGGCCGGGTGGCCCGTGCGCCCGGAGGAGGTGCCGGACGGCGACGCCGATCCGCTGTGGGGCCGGCTGGCCCGCTACTTCGGGCTGCGCACGCGGGTCTTCGACGACTTCCTGCTGCGCTCCGCGCACGGCGGCGCGCGCCAGGTCGTGCTCTTCGGCGCGGGCCTGGACACGCGGGCGATGCGCCTGGACTGGCCGAGCGGTGTCACGGTGTTCGAACTCGACCGGGCGCCGGTGCTGGACTTCAAGCAGCGGGTGCTGGACGGGCTGGGCGCACGGTCACGGGCCGTGCGCGTGCCGGTGGGCGTCGACCTGGGGCACGACTGGGCACCGGCGCTGGCCGGCGGCGGTTTCACCCCGGGGGTGCCGACGGCCTGGCTGGCCGAGGGCCTGGTCATGTACCTGACGCCCGAGGCCGAGCAGCGGTTGGTGCGCACCGCCGACCGGCTCTCGGCGGGCGGCAGCACGCTGGCGTACGAGACCAAGCCGCGCCCGACGTCGCCCGCCATGGTCGCCTGCCCGCTCTACACCGGGACGCGGGCGCGGCTCGACATCGACCTGGTCGCGCTGTTCGACCCCGGTCCGCGCCCCGACTCGGCGGCCGATCTCGCCGCGCGCGGCTGGTCCACGACCACCCGCACGCCGTTCGACTTCACCGCCCGGCACGGCCGGGGTCCCGCACCGGAGCCGGACGACGTGCTCGCCGACAACCGCTGGGTGTTCGCCGAGAAACCGCCCGCCTCCGGGTGACCGGGGTCGGGACCAGGTGATCTCGCCGGTCCGGTCGACGAAGCGCCCGGACCGGCGAGGCCTCGCGGCCGTCCGGCGACAACCCGGAGGACGACCGCCCGGAGAAGAGGACACACCCTGGCCGGTTCCCCTGCGACCGTCGTCCCGTCAGACGAGTCAGCAGGTTAAGGAGTACGGCCTTGTCCCTCACGACCACGATCCACCTGAACTTCCGCGGCGACGCCCGCGCGGCGCTGGAGTCCTACCGGTCCGCGTTCGGCGGCGACCTCACCGTCGTCACGTACCGGGACGCCGGGAACGCCCAGGAGGAGTCCGAAGCCGACCAGGTGATGTGGGGCCAGGTGATCGCGCCGAACGGCTTCTACGTCATGGCCTACGACGTGCCCTCCCGGACGGCCTACGACCGGGGCGAGAACTCGTTCTTCGTCTCCCTGCGCGGGCAGACCGCCGAGGAGGTCACCGGTTACTGGGAGAAGCTCTCCGAGGGCGCGACGGTCGTGGTGCCGATCGGCCCGTCGGGCTGGGCACCCGCCTACGGGATGCTGCGCGACCGCTTCGGCGTCGTGTGGGTCCTCGACGTGGTGAGCGGGCACAACGGGTAGCGCGCCCGCGCGGGAGGGGCGTCGAACCGGTCAGGGATCGAGAAGCACGGGCCGGTCCGACGCGCCCGGCGTCGTGGCCGCGGGATCGCGTCGGACGCGTCCCGCGACCGACGACTTCGAGGAGTTCCCGTGGACGGCAGCAAGGGCGGCGACGGCGGCGCGGAGGTCCGCCGGTTCCACCGCTGGGTGTCGATCGCCTTCACGGTGACCGTGATCGCCTGTCTCGCCGCGATCGGCCAGGCGGAGTCCGCCCCCTGGGTGTTCTACCTCCCGCTGCCCCCGCTCGTCCTGCTGCTGTTCACGGGCCTCTACCTGTTCTCCCTGCCGTACGCGGGGAAGTGGCGCGCCGGGCGGGGTGGCGTCCGCCCGGAGTGACCGGTCACGCCGGTGGGGCGCCGGGGACCCCGGCGCGGGCCAGGACCTCGTGGGCCGCGCGGAGGACGGCCGGGTCCACGAACCGGCCGGTGCGGTCCACCCCGGCGTTCCCGGTGAAGTCCTCCACCAGGGCGGCGGCTTCGGCGACCTCGGCCTCGGTCGGCGTGAAGACGGCGTTGATGGTCGCGAGCTGGCGGGGGTGCAGGGCCGTGCGGGCGCGGAACCCCTGGCGCAGCAGGGTGGTCGTGGTCTCCAGCAGCCGGCCGGTGTCGCGCACGTCGGTCTCGACGGGCCCCACCGGGGCCTCCAGGCCGGCCGCGGCGGAGGCCAGCACCACCTGGAGGCGGATGCCGTGCAGTTCGCTGCGCCGGTCGTCGGGGCGCAGGCGCAGCTCCCCCGCGAGGTCCGCCTCGCCGACGCCCAGGCGGGTCACGCGGGGCGCGGCGCACACCTGCTCGACCCGCAGCACGCCGAGGGCCGTCTCCACCAGCGGCACGACCGCGAGCCCGCCCTCGGGCAGGTGGTGGCGGCGTTCGGCGGCGGTGAGCAGGTCGTCGGCGCGGCGCAGCGGGTCGGGTTCCGCCTTCGGCACCCAGATGCCGGCGAGGGCGGGCGACGCGACGGCCGCGACGTCCTCCGCCGCCAGGTCGGGGTCGCTGTTGACCCGGACCCACGCGGACCGGCCCGGCGGCAGTGCGGCGAGCAGGGCGCGCACGGCCCGGCGGGCGCGCTCCTTGTCCGCCGCGGGCACGGCGTCCTCCAGGTCGAGGACCACGGCGTCCGCGTCGCTGTCGACCGCCTTGCGCAGCCGGTCCTCGCGGTGGCCCGGGACGTAGAGGAAGCTCCTCGCGGGTGGTGTCACCAGCTCCCCCTCAGCATCTCCGAGACCTTGCGGGCCGCGTCGACGACGGCCGGGCCGCAGCTGCGCCTGACCTCGTCGCCCAGCCTGGCCGTGGGTCCGCAGACGCTGAAGCAGGCGAACGCCCGGGGGTTGTTGCGGGCGGTGATGGGCGCGGCGACGGCGGCGGCGTAGGGGTCGCGCTCCCCCAGGCTCTCGGTGTAGCCGCGGGCGCGGTCCACGTCCAGCAGGTCGCGCAGCTGCCGGTCGTCGTGGACGGTCCGCTCGGTCAGCGGCGTCAGCACCGTCTGCGACAGGTACCGCTCCAGCTCGGCGGTGCTGAAGGTCATCAGGATCGCCCGGCCCGACGCGCCCGCGTACAGCGGCGCCCGCCTGCCCACCTCGATGGTCATCCGCACGTCCTGGCGGCTCTCCACCTGGGCGACGTAGACGCGGTGCGAGCCGAGCACGAAGCTCAGGGTCACGGTCTCGCCGGTCAGGTCGCGCAACTCCTCCATCACCGGCAGCGCGAGCGCCCGCACGTCGACCGACCCGAGAGCGGCGAGGCTCAGCTCGGTGGCGCGCGGTCCGAGCCGGTACTTGCCGCGCTCGTGCTCCTTGGCGACGAGGCCCCAGGCCGTCAGCGCCTCCAGCACGCGGTGCACCGCGCTCTTGGGCAGCACCAGCCGCTCGGCGATGTCCGTGACCCCCAGTTCGGCGTCCGCGCCGGTGAAGCTCAACAGCACCGCGGCCACCCGGTCGACCGACTGCATCCCGCTCGACCGCACCCCGCTCGACCGCACCCCGCTCGGCTCCACCACACCGGTCCTCTCGACGTCCACGGCTCTCACAACCTCCCCCTCAGCGCGGCTTCGGCGGCGCGCACCCCCGCCGTCCGCGCGGCGGTCAGACCGGCCAGGCGTCCCTCGAACGCGGCTTCCAGGGCGGTGCGGGGCGCGTAGGCGTCGCCGACGGTCGCCGTGGACACCCCGTCCGGCACGGGTGGGCCGGCGCTCGCCGCGCGCGGGCGCAGGAACACCACCGACGAGACGTCGTCCACCCGCTCGGCACGACCGGACAGCGGATCGGTGAAAATCATAGAGTCGCCTTCCATCCCGGCTGGGGTGCGCATCAGGACCGCGCTGAAGCCCCTGCCGCGCAGGCGGTCCAGCAGCGCGGGTTTCGAGTAGACCGGCACGCGCCAGGACAGCGCGGAGCGGTCGGTGACCAGGGTGACGCGGCGGTCGTCGTGGAGCAGGTGGTCGGCCAGGGCGAGCGCCGTGGTGGTGCCGTCCTCGTCCACCAGGACCACGTGCCGGCCGGTGCTGCCCGGTTCGTCGACCGCCCGCTCCAGCGGGACGACGGGGTAGTCCGAACCGGAGTCGTCGGGCGCGGTGGCCCCGGTCGCGAGCACCACGTGGTCCCACCCCTCGGCGAGCAGCGCCGCGTCGGCGCGCACGCCGGGCCTGACGTCGACGCCGAGGTGGCGCGCGGTGGCGGCGAGCTGCTCGACGAACCGGCCGAAGCGCCCCCGCACGGGCAGCTTCGCGGCCAGCCGGAGCGCGCCGCCGAGTTCGGGCGCGGCCTCCACCAGGGTGACCCGGTGCCCGGCGGACGCGGCGGCGCTCGCGGCCTCCAGCCCGGCGGGGCCGCCGCCGACCACGAGGACGCGCAGCTTCGGCGCACGGCGGGCGGCCTCGCGCAGGGCCGCCCACTCGCGCTCCAGGCCGACCTCGGGGTTGACCACGCAGCTGATGCCGAGACCCAGTTCGAGCCTGCCCGCGCACCCCTGGTTGCAGGCGATGCACTCGCGGGCCGGCGGCGCGGCGGCGTCGGTGCGCGCGGCCACGAGGGTGGGCAGGGCGATGTGCGGGCGGGCCAGCGCGACGAGGTCCGCGCTGCCGTCCGCGACGAGCCCGGCGGCGTTGTCGAGGTCGTCCACGCGGCCGACCGCGAGGACCGCGAGGTCGGGGAACGCCGCTTTGAAGGCGCGGGGCAGGTGCCGGAACGGCAGGGGCGGGAAGCTCATGTCGGCCATCTGGGTCGCCACGCTCGCCGTGCCGACGTACGCGGAGTGGCTGACGTGCAGCACGTCGACGCGGTAGTCGCGGACGAGCAGCCCGGTGGCGGTGAGCATCCGCTCCAGGTCGAGGCCGCCGTCGAGGAACTCGTCGGCGCTGATGCGCAGGATCAGCGGCATGGTCCCCGGCAGCGCGGCGAGGACCGCGTCGAGCACCTCCCGCGCCAGCCGCAGCCGGTTGTCGAGGCTGCCGCCGTAGGCGTCGTCCCGGTGGTTGGTGGCGGGCGAGAGGAACTGCTGGAGCAGGTGGCCGTGCCCCAGGTGGACCTCGACGGCGTCCACGCCCGCCGCCGCCACCCGTCCGGCCGCCGAGGCGAAGGCGTCGACCACCTCGGCGATCTCGTCGGTGGTCATCGCGTGCGGGGTGGCCGCCGTGCTCGCCCACGGCAGCGCCGACGCGCCCCACGCGGCGGTCAGCACGTTGTGCCCGCCCGCCTGCCGCCCCACGTGCAGGAGCTGGGCGGCGAGCTTCGCGCCACCGCCGTGCACCACGTCGACCAGTCCGGCCAGCGACGGGACCACCCGGTCGTCGAACGCCGACACGGTGTTGGCCCGCCCGAGGCTCGTGGGGTGCACCCGCATGCCCTCGGTGATGATCAGGCCGACGCCGCCCTCGGCCCGCGCCCGGTGGTAGGCGAGGTGGCGGTCGGAGAACAGGCCGTCCACGGCGAAGTTGGTCGTGTGGGCCGGCATGACGACCCGGTTGCGCAGTTCGAGCCTGCCCGCGCGGACCGGGGCGAGCAGATCGTCGCGTGCGGTCATCGCACCTCCTCCTGGCGTGAGCCGTTCAGTTCAGCCCTCAGGGCCG
This region of Saccharothrix longispora genomic DNA includes:
- a CDS encoding VOC family protein: MSLTTTIHLNFRGDARAALESYRSAFGGDLTVVTYRDAGNAQEESEADQVMWGQVIAPNGFYVMAYDVPSRTAYDRGENSFFVSLRGQTAEEVTGYWEKLSEGATVVVPIGPSGWAPAYGMLRDRFGVVWVLDVVSGHNG
- a CDS encoding HpcH/HpaI aldolase/citrate lyase family protein, yielding MTPPARSFLYVPGHREDRLRKAVDSDADAVVLDLEDAVPAADKERARRAVRALLAALPPGRSAWVRVNSDPDLAAEDVAAVASPALAGIWVPKAEPDPLRRADDLLTAAERRHHLPEGGLAVVPLVETALGVLRVEQVCAAPRVTRLGVGEADLAGELRLRPDDRRSELHGIRLQVVLASAAAGLEAPVGPVETDVRDTGRLLETTTTLLRQGFRARTALHPRQLATINAVFTPTEAEVAEAAALVEDFTGNAGVDRTGRFVDPAVLRAAHEVLARAGVPGAPPA
- a CDS encoding IclR family transcriptional regulator; protein product: MDVERTGVVEPSGVRSSGVRSSGMQSVDRVAAVLLSFTGADAELGVTDIAERLVLPKSAVHRVLEALTAWGLVAKEHERGKYRLGPRATELSLAALGSVDVRALALPVMEELRDLTGETVTLSFVLGSHRVYVAQVESRQDVRMTIEVGRRAPLYAGASGRAILMTFSTAELERYLSQTVLTPLTERTVHDDRQLRDLLDVDRARGYTESLGERDPYAAAVAAPITARNNPRAFACFSVCGPTARLGDEVRRSCGPAVVDAARKVSEMLRGSW
- a CDS encoding oxidoreductase, yielding MTARDDLLAPVRAGRLELRNRVVMPAHTTNFAVDGLFSDRHLAYHRARAEGGVGLIITEGMRVHPTSLGRANTVSAFDDRVVPSLAGLVDVVHGGGAKLAAQLLHVGRQAGGHNVLTAAWGASALPWASTAATPHAMTTDEIAEVVDAFASAAGRVAAAGVDAVEVHLGHGHLLQQFLSPATNHRDDAYGGSLDNRLRLAREVLDAVLAALPGTMPLILRISADEFLDGGLDLERMLTATGLLVRDYRVDVLHVSHSAYVGTASVATQMADMSFPPLPFRHLPRAFKAAFPDLAVLAVGRVDDLDNAAGLVADGSADLVALARPHIALPTLVAARTDAAAPPARECIACNQGCAGRLELGLGISCVVNPEVGLEREWAALREAARRAPKLRVLVVGGGPAGLEAASAAASAGHRVTLVEAAPELGGALRLAAKLPVRGRFGRFVEQLAATARHLGVDVRPGVRADAALLAEGWDHVVLATGATAPDDSGSDYPVVPLERAVDEPGSTGRHVVLVDEDGTTTALALADHLLHDDRRVTLVTDRSALSWRVPVYSKPALLDRLRGRGFSAVLMRTPAGMEGDSMIFTDPLSGRAERVDDVSSVVFLRPRAASAGPPVPDGVSTATVGDAYAPRTALEAAFEGRLAGLTAARTAGVRAAEAALRGRL
- a CDS encoding SAM-dependent methyltransferase; translated protein: MSTTEDGVDVGVGRTALMVAAARAIETHRADSLAEDPYAEHFVRAAPVSAGWPVRPEEVPDGDADPLWGRLARYFGLRTRVFDDFLLRSAHGGARQVVLFGAGLDTRAMRLDWPSGVTVFELDRAPVLDFKQRVLDGLGARSRAVRVPVGVDLGHDWAPALAGGGFTPGVPTAWLAEGLVMYLTPEAEQRLVRTADRLSAGGSTLAYETKPRPTSPAMVACPLYTGTRARLDIDLVALFDPGPRPDSAADLAARGWSTTTRTPFDFTARHGRGPAPEPDDVLADNRWVFAEKPPASG
- a CDS encoding EF-hand domain-containing protein, whose product is MQTEAQARVGLVFDLFDVNGNGRIEAGDFELMAGRVDAAATGSGDAARGRMTAAFRRYWATLAAELDVDRDGTITLDEFVACVLSPERFDDTIAEFAESLAELGDPDGDGRIERPLFVALMTAIGFAPANTNALFDAFGPSEADEVEVRTWTEAIKDYYQPDKAGTTGDLLVAGPTG